From the Ascochyta rabiei chromosome 14, complete sequence genome, one window contains:
- a CDS encoding Thioredoxin-like protein 1 — translation MSGSVETSSASQLSQLLSSSRIVVINFYNEDNQSSKAIAPVYDQLAQQLSRANRVTFAKVSVKKQAQIAESYNVTNTPTFIIYKNNQQIRKFSGSNPQHLSDAIKSLAAEAESDGGSGGFGEASSSGGGVWRGAGLPRGYTDVTEQVDVRGLDLLNADSDFGGVRTLFESSKPSSLSKGKGSADTKDWVETDVDNQLMLYVPFTANLKVHTIQITSNPPVDEDDDETPVRPKTIHIWTNRQHNLGFEEAEDIPATQTIELKESDWDKETGTAKLELRFVKFQSVYSLVLFVQDGDGDSEKTRIDRIRFIGETGEKRDIGKLEKIGDDS, via the exons ATGTCCGGTAGTGTCGAGACGTCGTCGGCATCCCAGCTGAGCCAGCTGCTCTCTTCCTCGCGCATCGTCGTCATCAATT TCTACAACGAGGACAACCAATCGAGCAAGGCCATCGCCCCGGTCTACGACCAGCTTGCACAACAGCTCTCTCGAGCGAACAGAGTCACCTTTGCAAAGGTCAGCGTGAAGAAGCAGGCGCAAATCGCCGAGAGCTACAACGTGACAAACACGCCGACCTTCATCATCTACAAGAACAATCAGCAAATACGCAAGTTCAGTGGCTCCAACCCCCAACATCTGTCCGATGCAATCAAGAGCCTAGCCGCAGAAGCCGAGTCTGACGGTGGCTCTGGAGGGTTTGGAGAGGCCAGCTCAAGTGGCGGTGGCGTCTGGAGAGGCGCAGGACTACCACGAGGGTACACAGATGTCACGGAGCAGGTGGATGTTCGGGGGTTGGACCTCTTGAACGCTGACAGCGACTTCGGCGGCGTGCGCACGCTCTTCGAATCGTCCAAGCCGAGCTCACTgagcaagggcaagggcagcGCAGATACCAAGGACTGGGTCGAGACCGATGTCGACAACCAGCTCATGCTCTACGTACCGTTCACCGCCAACCTGAAGGTTCATACCATTCAGATCACCTCCAACCCGCCGGtagacgaagacgacgacgagacCCCCGTCCGGCCAAAGACGATCCACATCTGGACCAATCGCCAGCACAACTTGGGCTTTGAGGAGGCAGAGGACATCCCAGCCACGCAGACCATCGAGTTGAAGGAGTCAGATTGGGACAAGGAGACGGGCACGGCAAAGCTGGAGCTGCGTTTTGTCAAGTTCCAGAGTGTCTACAGCCTCGTCCTGTTTGTGCAGGATGGTGACGGCGACAGCGAGAAGACGCGCATAGACCGAATCCGCTTCATTGGCGAGACCGGCGAGAAGAGGGACATTGGCAAGCTGGAGAAGATTGGCGACGACTCTTAG